One Algibacter sp. L3A6 genomic region harbors:
- a CDS encoding putative glycoside hydrolase, translating into MKVLLVLFSFFLLTNTYAQPAGPGDWSKVRLYGHAYRAEDFTDEQYEFIKDNYYMFGVAKGNASAIYGFGNSDEALAVTATKIRQNNPSAKILYYWSANSAYDFNYSSIDNIVSTNPNWVEEDATGVLRWTYPTTEAQNWWVNTADNVVDNTDFDGVFADGLSGAQIRNVLDPIKENLDNMNSFVLYNGYYVRQWLEIYADSSVLDNANGVFVEVFFRGTVFATATAEVLMDALLEIPNDKYIICRSSAGEFGLTHDFSLAAYLIVANDNTFYSWGGDENSYVADDTLAYWTDDFSKEIGEPLGVATKNGYVYTRVFEHCLVEIDIDNKTSSIIWGQNNSLNSDDLLINENEVGFCSVDGAINNNQPGYTGDGFVNTDNAAGNGINWLISGSAGSYTFTWRHACPSDRIGNLLVNGESILNNITLDGTGDWAVWEENTSVTVNLPAGIKDVRLESVSTNGLGNIDYMKAEGPNVTAVSCNSGNINFFTIQENETGFCSVDGAINNNQPDYTGDGFVNTDNATGNGINWKISGDAGLYTFIWNHACPSDRQGELFVNGVSAIGAITFNKTTGWNIWEENTSVTVNLPAGIKDIRLESISTNGLGNIDYMKVVGANTEPVLCSSITSFTIQENEIGFCSVDGAINNNQPGYTGDGFANTDNASGNGVNWKIFGDSGSYTFTWNHACPSDRQGELFVNGVSVLDAITFNKTTEWNIWKENTSVTVYLPAGVKDIRIESISTNGLGNIDYMKVEGLNANAVSCGVSSKTDIAVSKNGTSLENDNAIRVYSNLSESTFTLSKNVTLVEVYSMSGQLVKSFPRNETNFDILELSSGVYVLKIVSENGLTETFKIIKK; encoded by the coding sequence ATGAAAGTTTTACTGGTACTATTTAGTTTTTTTTTATTAACTAATACTTATGCGCAGCCTGCAGGTCCTGGTGATTGGTCTAAAGTTCGTTTATATGGTCATGCATATCGAGCTGAGGATTTTACAGATGAGCAATATGAATTTATTAAAGATAATTACTACATGTTTGGTGTTGCTAAAGGAAATGCTAGTGCCATTTACGGGTTTGGAAATTCAGATGAAGCATTGGCAGTGACAGCAACTAAGATTCGCCAGAACAACCCCAGTGCTAAGATTTTATATTATTGGAGTGCTAATTCAGCTTATGACTTTAACTATTCTAGTATAGATAATATAGTTTCCACTAATCCTAATTGGGTAGAAGAAGATGCTACAGGTGTACTACGTTGGACGTACCCAACTACAGAAGCACAAAATTGGTGGGTAAATACTGCTGATAATGTTGTTGATAATACGGATTTTGATGGCGTGTTTGCAGATGGTCTTTCGGGGGCACAGATACGTAATGTGTTAGATCCTATAAAGGAGAATTTAGATAATATGAATTCTTTTGTGCTTTACAATGGCTATTATGTTAGGCAATGGTTAGAGATATATGCAGACTCAAGTGTTTTAGATAACGCAAATGGAGTTTTTGTAGAAGTGTTTTTTAGAGGTACAGTATTTGCAACAGCTACAGCGGAAGTTTTAATGGATGCATTATTAGAAATCCCCAACGATAAATATATTATTTGTCGAAGCTCTGCTGGAGAATTTGGTTTAACTCACGATTTTTCTTTAGCAGCATATTTAATAGTAGCAAACGACAACACATTTTATTCATGGGGAGGAGATGAAAACTCTTATGTTGCTGATGATACTCTTGCCTATTGGACAGATGATTTTTCAAAAGAAATAGGTGAACCTTTAGGAGTTGCTACTAAAAATGGTTATGTATATACTAGGGTATTCGAGCATTGTTTGGTAGAAATAGATATTGATAATAAAACATCATCAATTATTTGGGGGCAAAACAATAGTCTTAATTCAGATGATTTACTTATAAACGAAAACGAGGTCGGATTTTGTTCTGTTGATGGGGCGATTAATAATAATCAACCAGGTTACACAGGAGATGGTTTTGTTAATACAGATAATGCAGCAGGTAATGGTATCAATTGGCTAATATCAGGAAGTGCAGGTTCTTATACATTTACATGGAGACATGCCTGTCCAAGCGATAGGATAGGGAATTTATTGGTAAATGGAGAGTCTATTTTAAATAATATAACACTTGACGGTACAGGGGATTGGGCAGTTTGGGAAGAAAATACTTCTGTTACTGTTAATCTTCCAGCAGGAATTAAAGATGTAAGATTGGAGTCTGTAAGTACCAATGGTTTAGGTAATATTGACTATATGAAGGCTGAAGGGCCTAATGTTACCGCTGTTTCATGCAATAGTGGCAATATAAATTTTTTCACAATACAAGAAAACGAAACCGGATTCTGTTCTGTTGATGGAGCGATTAATAATAATCAGCCAGATTACACTGGAGATGGTTTTGTTAATACTGATAATGCTACAGGTAATGGAATAAATTGGAAAATATCTGGAGATGCAGGTTTATATACCTTTATATGGAATCATGCTTGTCCAAGTGATAGGCAAGGCGAGTTGTTTGTAAATGGAGTATCTGCTATAGGAGCAATTACATTTAATAAAACAACTGGATGGAATATTTGGGAAGAAAACACTTCTGTGACTGTTAATCTTCCAGCAGGAATTAAAGACATAAGATTGGAATCTATAAGTACCAATGGTTTAGGTAATATTGATTATATGAAAGTTGTAGGAGCTAATACTGAGCCTGTTTTATGTAGTAGTATAACTTCTTTTACAATACAAGAAAACGAGATCGGATTTTGTTCTGTTGATGGGGCGATCAATAATAATCAACCGGGTTACACAGGAGATGGTTTTGCCAATACTGATAATGCATCAGGTAATGGCGTAAATTGGAAAATATTTGGAGATTCGGGTTCGTATACATTTACCTGGAATCATGCCTGTCCAAGTGACAGACAAGGAGAGTTGTTTGTAAACGGGGTATCTGTTTTAGATGCAATTACATTTAATAAAACAACAGAATGGAATATTTGGAAAGAAAATACTTCTGTCACTGTTTATCTTCCAGCCGGGGTTAAAGACATAAGAATAGAGTCTATAAGTACCAATGGTTTAGGTAATATTGATTATATGAAGGTTGAAGGTCTTAATGCAAATGCTGTTTCATGTGGGGTTAGTAGCAAGACAGATATAGCTGTAAGTAAAAATGGTACATCTCTAGAGAATGATAATGCTATTCGAGTATATTCAAATCTATCGGAATCAACATTTACACTTTCAAAAAATGTAACTCTAGTAGAGGTGTATAGTATGAGTGGACAGTTGGTTAAGAGCTTTCCGAGGAATGAGACTAACTTTGATATTTTAGAGCTATCATCTGGAGTTTATGTTTTAAAAATTGTTTCTGAAAATGGACTAACAGAAACGTTTAAAATCATTAAAAAATAA
- a CDS encoding T9SS type A sorting domain-containing protein yields the protein MKILIVKLVFLLVVITTTKVQGQNSFFNVFDNLGISPTPTQGTSALSLTTTDDSWTESDWYPGQPWTEDDVFHTQLNHTSDNLDWSIRIGKGGQLYSWILEGTGELIPPQAGARGESPWVDDVVLQTWRDKINHDDSVLMDGIPYANGFVHGAGMYVRTDFDPVMDPETPFYHPLFTEKFDKGDRSYTCVNWGPVVKPSINRGDIMFYHKYRHIGDNVLEITYYGYNFGSNTYGDIAMPWAMMRLSVFANSIKSMPDGVSFEQFEGTYPTRFNIADAGGWVAKTTLLDENGMDNPSALTISTVHGLDKHYGESWQPKKSLCSIGISGVPNSTRDITIMTAFNNGTDVGPGRGFFKRIYMVLGERDEVIQKSYDLVDKVEYGIVDISKEASEMLPLYITSVDDQNIFTNSMPTTDSEPIAYTYALPVTNSVPLFLIKDNDTGNYNLTTDPYAICGRKEFIHPDFTDRDIYQPYDGKTEWVAMLGYIMPESDENSQVGTDNMVLLSDVICNDCFIPGEKFNSNELLIRDNSEIISSFMIQENETGFCSVDGEINDNQPGYTGDGFANTDNAAANGIDWQISGDEGSYTFTWRHAATTNRIANLLVNGEPILNNITLSSTGNWAVWGETSVTVNLSEGIKDIRLESVSDTGLCNIDYMNVQGPNATTAASCEPLSNSSIYLEKENAIRVYSNLSSSTFTLSENVVQVEVYNMNGQLVKSFPRNERNFEISELSSGVYLLKVVSENGAKEILKIIKV from the coding sequence ATGAAAATATTGATAGTTAAACTTGTGTTTTTGTTAGTTGTCATTACCACTACTAAAGTACAAGGGCAAAATTCCTTTTTTAATGTTTTTGATAATCTAGGAATCAGTCCAACGCCAACGCAAGGAACAAGTGCTTTGTCATTAACTACTACAGATGATAGTTGGACAGAATCAGATTGGTATCCAGGTCAACCTTGGACTGAAGATGATGTTTTTCATACGCAATTGAATCATACATCAGATAATCTTGATTGGTCTATTAGAATAGGTAAAGGAGGACAATTATATTCTTGGATTTTAGAGGGTACAGGGGAGTTAATTCCACCGCAAGCAGGTGCTAGAGGCGAGAGTCCTTGGGTAGATGATGTGGTCCTTCAAACATGGAGAGATAAAATAAATCATGATGATAGTGTATTGATGGATGGTATTCCTTACGCAAATGGATTTGTTCATGGAGCTGGTATGTATGTTCGTACAGATTTTGATCCTGTTATGGATCCCGAAACTCCTTTTTATCATCCATTATTTACTGAAAAATTTGATAAGGGTGATCGAAGTTATACTTGTGTTAATTGGGGTCCTGTTGTAAAACCAAGTATAAATAGAGGAGATATAATGTTCTACCACAAATATCGTCATATAGGCGATAATGTGTTAGAGATTACCTATTACGGATATAATTTTGGATCTAATACTTATGGAGACATTGCTATGCCTTGGGCTATGATGCGTCTCTCAGTATTTGCAAACTCTATAAAATCTATGCCTGACGGGGTTAGTTTTGAGCAGTTTGAAGGTACTTATCCGACTCGATTTAATATCGCCGATGCAGGAGGTTGGGTAGCCAAAACAACGCTATTAGATGAAAATGGAATGGACAACCCTTCTGCGTTAACCATAAGTACTGTTCATGGCTTGGATAAGCATTATGGAGAAAGTTGGCAACCTAAAAAATCACTATGTAGTATTGGTATCTCTGGGGTTCCTAATTCCACCAGAGATATTACTATTATGACGGCTTTTAACAACGGCACAGACGTTGGGCCAGGTAGGGGCTTTTTTAAACGTATTTATATGGTTTTGGGAGAACGAGATGAAGTTATTCAAAAATCGTATGATTTAGTTGATAAGGTAGAATATGGTATTGTAGACATTAGTAAGGAAGCATCTGAAATGTTGCCACTTTACATTACTAGTGTAGATGATCAAAATATTTTCACGAATTCTATGCCAACAACAGATTCTGAACCGATAGCATACACTTATGCCCTTCCGGTTACAAACTCGGTGCCTTTATTTTTGATAAAAGACAATGACACTGGTAATTATAATTTGACTACAGATCCCTATGCTATTTGTGGAAGAAAAGAGTTTATACATCCGGATTTTACAGATAGAGATATCTATCAGCCTTATGACGGAAAAACAGAATGGGTGGCTATGTTAGGCTATATAATGCCTGAGAGTGACGAAAATTCACAAGTTGGTACAGACAATATGGTACTCCTTTCAGATGTAATTTGTAACGATTGCTTTATTCCAGGAGAAAAATTCAATTCTAATGAATTATTAATAAGAGATAATAGTGAAATTATAAGCTCTTTTATGATACAAGAAAACGAGACTGGTTTTTGTTCCGTTGATGGGGAGATTAATGATAATCAACCAGGTTACACAGGAGATGGTTTTGCCAATACTGATAATGCAGCTGCGAATGGTATAGATTGGCAAATATCTGGAGATGAAGGTTCTTATACGTTTACATGGAGACATGCAGCTACAACTAATAGAATAGCTAATTTATTAGTAAATGGAGAGCCTATATTAAATAATATAACGCTTAGTTCTACAGGGAATTGGGCGGTTTGGGGAGAAACCTCTGTTACTGTTAATTTATCAGAAGGAATTAAGGATATAAGATTGGAATCCGTGAGTGATACGGGTTTGTGTAATATTGATTACATGAATGTACAAGGTCCAAATGCTACTACTGCTGCTTCATGTGAGCCTCTTAGTAATAGCAGTATATATTTAGAGAAGGAAAATGCTATTCGGGTATACTCAAATCTATCTTCATCAACATTTACGCTTTCCGAAAACGTAGTTCAAGTAGAGGTGTATAATATGAATGGACAATTGGTTAAGAGTTTTCCTAGGAATGAGAGGAACTTTGAAATTTCTGAATTGTCATCAGGGGTGTATCTTTTAAAAGTTGTTTCAGAAAATGGAGCAAAGGAAATATTGAAAATAATAAAAGTTTAA
- a CDS encoding T9SS type A sorting domain-containing protein codes for MKTKLFLSSLLTLCIGSFTASAQTFDQTWVDYGNSEYYGSVISIASQDEPGSSLFYDYTSDSPAVPAPTGAANQTALKYVKASTVGTSGTPSFTVQLNGNLDDAVVSATIDINVKVTLYIVADPDASTGVDLTGLETSSGADMRFTLQLKDSEGVAKTRTSARPLGAKIDFNTGWQELDFKVQIRTQDATNLNQYDQATLVLGSTTTKPGGTLKYYTDGTNFLEEDVSIYVSSILSDTALDATLLSTNNDINKTESLLFYPNPAEDKIFLSNNVESVKIFNTIGSLVKESNVKQIDISSFSKGVYLIEMESENSQKTVKRFVKK; via the coding sequence ATGAAAACAAAATTATTTTTAAGCAGTCTATTAACTTTATGTATTGGTTCGTTTACTGCAAGTGCTCAAACTTTTGATCAAACTTGGGTGGATTATGGAAACTCAGAATACTATGGGTCTGTAATTAGTATTGCATCTCAAGACGAACCAGGATCTTCTCTGTTTTATGATTATACTTCAGACTCGCCTGCGGTTCCCGCACCTACAGGTGCTGCAAACCAGACGGCATTGAAATATGTTAAAGCTAGTACAGTAGGAACTTCAGGAACTCCAAGCTTTACAGTTCAGCTTAATGGGAATTTAGACGATGCAGTAGTTTCCGCTACCATAGATATTAATGTAAAGGTTACTCTTTATATAGTTGCAGATCCAGATGCTAGTACAGGAGTAGACTTAACTGGTTTAGAAACTTCTTCAGGAGCTGACATGAGGTTTACATTGCAACTAAAAGATTCTGAAGGAGTAGCTAAGACAAGAACAAGTGCAAGACCTTTAGGTGCTAAGATTGATTTTAATACGGGGTGGCAAGAGTTAGATTTTAAGGTTCAAATTAGAACTCAAGATGCTACAAATTTAAACCAATATGATCAAGCGACACTTGTTTTAGGTTCTACTACAACAAAGCCTGGTGGAACTCTTAAGTATTACACAGATGGCACTAACTTTTTAGAGGAAGACGTATCTATTTATGTTAGTAGTATATTATCTGATACTGCGTTAGATGCAACTTTATTATCTACTAATAACGATATTAATAAAACTGAGTCACTTTTGTTTTATCCTAACCCAGCAGAGGATAAAATATTTTTATCTAATAATGTAGAATCGGTTAAAATTTTTAATACAATAGGTTCTCTAGTTAAAGAGTCTAATGTAAAGCAAATAGATATAAGTAGTTTTTCTAAAGGTGTTTATCTTATTGAGATGGAATCAGAAAATAGTCAAAAAACGGTTAAGCGTTTTGTGAAAAAATAA
- a CDS encoding sulfatase: MFKSSIVIIISSLFFNCNAQKHNKTFIKERPAPNVVLLLTDDLGWQDVKCYDIDEPSPYETPNLDAFAKKGVQFWQAYSPAPTCAPSRCAIMSGNHPARAQKTHVVGGAPPTVYVNKNIQRIIDPWYSGRMPENEMTLARVLQQNGYKTGHSGKWHMAIDHSAYPQPTDQGFDISTANRGVTSPQRPNRLTDFATNKESDPYRLDENGFPFHQNNQDALNFLEENKQDPFFLYYATFLVHSPIHTRSKALLEKYCKKLGVAFPADPKHWDLEGQNNPFYCAMVEMLDYYVGQVFNYLETTDDPRWPGHKLSENTYIIFTSDNGGMESHPGEVITDNYPLDKGKINAKEGGTRVPLLISGPGIKKGVQSDVAVNGLDFYPTILSLLNIDKPKDKNLDGDDLSTLLLKDPTNSKLVLNKKGKERTTMMWHFPHSSYQSTIRIDDYKLIRNYDYKNNPNPRKTEFELYKLYDTSTGTSKRVDIEEANNLATSDPERAKLMNDKLTSLLTEMKASYPSYNPYYKKDLEHKETVPTAIVASKNKNEVTFTYKENGAKVVKANLIYTTNGGHHYEEWFKADAKITSKNTVIVDLPKGTTHYVINLIDEHNFLVSYPEMPTRKELTAKKENYSKYAIPNK, encoded by the coding sequence ATGTTTAAAAGCAGTATAGTAATTATTATCAGTAGTTTATTTTTTAATTGTAATGCTCAAAAGCATAATAAAACATTTATTAAAGAAAGACCAGCACCTAACGTAGTACTTTTACTAACAGATGACTTAGGTTGGCAAGACGTAAAATGCTACGACATTGACGAACCATCTCCCTACGAAACACCAAACCTAGATGCATTCGCAAAAAAAGGAGTACAATTTTGGCAAGCGTATTCTCCCGCCCCTACTTGTGCACCTAGTAGATGTGCTATCATGAGTGGAAATCATCCTGCAAGAGCACAAAAAACACATGTTGTTGGTGGTGCACCTCCTACAGTTTATGTCAATAAAAACATACAACGTATTATCGATCCTTGGTACAGTGGACGTATGCCAGAAAACGAAATGACCTTGGCTCGAGTGCTACAGCAAAATGGTTACAAAACGGGTCATTCAGGAAAATGGCACATGGCTATCGATCACTCTGCCTACCCTCAACCAACAGATCAAGGTTTTGACATATCTACAGCAAATCGTGGTGTTACAAGTCCTCAAAGACCTAACAGACTAACGGACTTTGCCACTAATAAAGAATCTGACCCTTACCGATTGGATGAGAATGGTTTTCCTTTTCATCAAAATAATCAAGATGCATTAAACTTTTTAGAAGAAAACAAACAAGATCCATTTTTCTTGTATTATGCTACCTTTTTAGTTCATTCACCCATCCATACGAGAAGTAAGGCTCTTTTAGAAAAATACTGTAAAAAACTAGGAGTTGCTTTTCCAGCAGACCCTAAACATTGGGACTTAGAAGGACAGAACAACCCTTTTTATTGTGCTATGGTAGAGATGTTAGATTATTATGTAGGACAGGTTTTTAATTATTTAGAAACTACTGATGATCCTCGCTGGCCAGGACATAAATTAAGCGAAAACACTTATATTATTTTTACTTCTGACAATGGAGGTATGGAAAGCCATCCTGGAGAAGTTATTACAGATAACTACCCACTAGACAAGGGAAAAATAAACGCAAAAGAAGGAGGCACAAGAGTTCCTTTACTAATTTCAGGTCCTGGAATTAAAAAAGGTGTTCAGTCTGACGTTGCTGTAAACGGACTTGATTTTTATCCAACGATTCTTTCCTTGCTAAATATTGACAAACCAAAAGACAAAAATTTAGATGGAGATGATTTATCAACCCTATTGTTAAAAGACCCAACCAACTCTAAGTTAGTTTTAAATAAAAAAGGAAAAGAAAGAACCACTATGATGTGGCATTTTCCCCATTCTTCTTATCAAAGTACAATCCGTATTGATGATTATAAGTTGATTAGAAATTACGATTATAAAAATAACCCAAACCCAAGAAAAACAGAATTTGAACTTTATAAACTCTATGACACCTCAACAGGAACATCAAAAAGAGTGGATATTGAAGAAGCGAATAACTTAGCAACATCAGACCCTGAAAGAGCCAAACTAATGAATGATAAGCTTACTTCTCTTTTAACAGAAATGAAAGCTAGCTATCCTTCTTACAATCCATATTATAAAAAAGACTTAGAGCATAAAGAAACTGTACCTACAGCTATAGTTGCATCTAAAAATAAAAATGAAGTCACTTTTACCTATAAAGAAAATGGTGCAAAGGTGGTAAAAGCCAATTTAATTTATACAACTAATGGTGGACATCACTACGAAGAATGGTTCAAAGCAGATGCAAAGATAACTTCTAAAAACACCGTAATCGTTGACTTACCAAAAGGAACAACGCATTACGTAATTAATTTAATTGATGAACATAACTTTTTAGTGAGTTATCCAGAAATGCCTACCAGAAAAGAATTAACAGCTAAAAAAGAGAATTATTCTAAATATGCGATACCTAATAAATAA